In Sparus aurata unplaced genomic scaffold, fSpaAur1.1, whole genome shotgun sequence, one DNA window encodes the following:
- the LOC115577685 gene encoding GON-4-like protein, whose amino-acid sequence MNPVRKRLKLSPSVPAVTAKATTCRPPRPAQSLSHDAALLPPPAAPAGGGAEQQQKEEEEEEEEGYLLVEEDTTDSSLIITMEDSQVEVKAARRRAVRKRNRKLTEEEGGASDSDEEEAGVEIDRQLDQSLETKSKQHNLTTVNVRNIIHEVITNEHVVAMMKAAINETEAVPPFEPKMTRSKFKEVVEKGVVIPAWNISPIKKTSDVNKAPQFVDIPLAEEDSSDEEYHPDEEDDDETAEDTFQESDMESTASSPRGSRLNRVEDDSCSPWQTSRSRSRRLRAGPGSMGPPPPPKAPPPRAFTDSTFLEKLHAVEEELAVCMEPYQPLSESEDEVGLMAYRTRSKRPLRDVPMGRLEAELRAPDITPDMYDSSSAQEDREWTDWLRGLMTSDMDNEGVCVCVCV is encoded by the exons ATGAACCCGGTCCGCAAACGCCTCAAACTCAGCCCGTCCGTGCCTGCTGTAACCGCCAAGGCCACTACCTGCAGACCTCCACGCCCTGCTCAGTCCCTCTCCCATGATGCAGCCCTGCTGCCGcctccagctgctcctgcaGGGGGcggagctgagcagcagcagaaggaggaggaggaggaggaggaggagggttacCTGCTGGTGGAGGAAGACACCACCGACTCCAGCCTCATCATCACCATGG aggacagtcaggtggaggtgaaggcagcgaggaggagagcagtgaggaagaggaacaggaagctgacagaggaggagggcggAGCCTCAGacagtgatgaggaggaggcTGGGGTGGAGATAGACAGACAACTGGACCAATCACTGGAGACCAAGTCCAAACAGCACAACCTGACCACAGTGAACGTCAGGAACATCATCCAC GAAGTGATCACCAACGAACATGTTGTGGCCATGATGAAGGCCGCCATCAACGAGACAGAGGCCGTCCCTCCATTT gAACCCAAAATGACTCGTTCCAAGTTTAAAGAGGTCGTGGAGAAGGGAGTG GTGATTCCAGCGTGGAACATTTCTCCCATCAAGAAAACCAGTGATGTCAACAAG gctcctcagtttGTGGACATCCCTCTGGCTGAGGAAGACTCCTCTGATGAAGAGTACCATCCTGATGAAGAAGACGATGACGAGACGGCTGAAGAC acgtTCCAGGAGAGTGACATGGAGAGCACCGCCTCATCTCCCAGAGGCAGTCGACTGAACAGGGTGGAGGACGACAGCTGCAGCCCCTGGCAG aCTTCTCGAAGCCGCTCCAGACGCCTGAGGGCAGGGCCCGGTTCTATGggccccccccctcctcccaaaGCCCCGCCCCCTAGAGCATTTACTGACAGCACCTTCCTGGAGAAGCTTCAtgctgtggaggaggagctggctgtGTGTATGGAGCCCTACCAG CCTCTGTCTGAGTCGGAGGATGAGGTCGGTCTGATGGCTTACCGGACTCGTTCCAAGCGTCCCCTACGTGATGTGCCGATGGGCCGGCTGGAGGCGGAGCTCCGAGCTCCCGACATCACACCTGACATGTATGACTCCAGCTCCGCccaggaggacagagagtggacTGACTGGCTGAGAGGGCTGATGACCTCAGACATGGAcaatgaaggtgtgtgtgtgtgtgtgtgtgtgtag